The nucleotide sequence CGCGCCACGTCGGCGATTGCCCTCGCCTGCCTCGCCCTGCCGCTCGACGGCTGTGCCGTGGCGGCCTTTCCATGCCGGGTCGCATCGGCCACGCTCAAGATCGTGCCG is from Paraburkholderia flagellata and encodes:
- a CDS encoding DUF6726 family protein; this translates as MSTHLARATSAIALACLALPLDGCAVAAFPCRVASATLKIVPLVGHPAAVPFDACAAAVD